The Pangasianodon hypophthalmus isolate fPanHyp1 chromosome 5, fPanHyp1.pri, whole genome shotgun sequence genome includes a window with the following:
- the LOC128318330 gene encoding histone H1-like produces MSAFKTSPPAAGREVPVLHSATAIDSFILLSSAHTDMAEVAPAPAAAPAKAPKKKAASRTKKAGPSVGELIVKAVSSSKERSGVSLAALKKALAAGGYDVEKNNSRVKLAVKSLVTKGTLVQTKGTGASGSFKLNKKQTEAKKPAKKAAPKPKKAAAKKPAAAKKPKKVAAKKPAAAAKKSPKKAKKPAAAAKKATKSPKKAKKPATPKKAAKSPKKAKAVKPKTAKPKAAKAKKAAPKKK; encoded by the coding sequence ATGTCTGCTTTTAAGACCAGCCCCCCGGCCGCGGGGAGGGAGGTTCCTGTGTTACACAGCGCCACAGCGATTGACTCTTTTATTCTACTTAgctccgcacacacagacatggcagAAGTCGCTCCCGCGCCCGCCGCCGCGCCGGCCAAAGCGCCCAAGAAGAAAGCAGCTTCGAGGACCAAGAAAGCGGGCCCCAGCGTCGGCGAGCTCATCGTCAAGGCGGTTTCCTCGTCCAAGGAGAGGAGCGGCGTGTCGCTCGCCGCTTTGAAGAAGGCTTTGGCTGCCGGCGGATACGATGTGGAGAAGAACAACTCCCGCGTCAAGCTCGCCGTCAAGAGCCTCGTGACAAAGGGCACTCTGGTGCAGACCAAAGGGACCGGCGCGTCTGGCTCTTTCAAGCTGAACAAGAAGCAGACCGAAGCCAAGAAGCCCGCAAAGAAAGCCGCGCCCAAACCCAAGAAGGCGGCAGCCAAGAAGCccgccgcggctaagaagcccaagAAGGTAGCGGCCAAGAaacccgccgccgccgccaagaaGTCTCCTAAGAAGGCGAAGAagcccgccgccgccgccaagaaAGCCACCAAGAGCCCCAAGAAGGCGAAGAAGCCGGCGACCCCTAAAAAGGCAGCCAAGAGCCCCAAGAAGGCAAAGGCTGTGAAGCCCAAGACAGCAAAGCCCAAAGCGGCAAAGGCGAAAAAGGCAGCccccaaaaagaaataa
- the LOC128318342 gene encoding histone H3, producing the protein MARTKQTARKSTGGKAPRKQLATKAARKSAPATGGVKKPHRYRPGTVALREIRRYQKSTELLIRKLPFQRLVREIAQDFKTDLRFQSSAVMALQEASEAYLVGLFEDTNLCAIHAKRVTIMPKDIQLARRIRGERA; encoded by the coding sequence ATGGCAAGAACCAAGCAGACCGCCCGTAAGTCCACCGGTGGCAAGGCGCCCAGGAAGCAGCTCGCCACTAAGGCCGCCCGCAAGAGCGCCCCGGCCACCGGCGGCGTGAAGAAGCCTCACCGTTACAGGCCGGGCACCGTGGCTCTGAGAGAGATCCGCCGTTATCAGAAGTCTACTGAGCTGCTCATCCGCAAGCTGCCCTTCCAGCGCCTGGTGAGAGAAATCGCTCAGGACTTCAAGACTGATCTGCGTTTCCAGAGCTCGGCCGTCATGGCCCTGCAGGAGGCGAGCGAGGCGTACCTGGTCGGCCTGTTCGAGGACACCAACCTGTGCGCCATCCACGCCAAGAGAGTGACCATCATGCCCAAGGATATTCAGCTGGCCCGCCGTATTCGCGGAGAGCGCGCTTAA